The Macadamia integrifolia cultivar HAES 741 unplaced genomic scaffold, SCU_Mint_v3 scaffold_187A, whole genome shotgun sequence genome contains a region encoding:
- the LOC122071082 gene encoding coronatine-insensitive protein 1-like, with product MENRNLYRVMSFGVSDVALELVMAHIQDPRDRDAVSLVCHKWYQIDASTRKHITIAHCYTTSPERLRQRFQHLESLILKGKPRGAMFNLIPEDWGGYAGPWIREIAQSFNCLKSLHFRRMIVKDADLELLARARGHMLQVLKLDKCSGFSTDGLWHVARNCRCLRILFLEESCIEERDGQWLHELAINNTVLETLNFYITDLSEISIMDLDLIARNCRSLVSIKISDCEILDLVGFLRAATALEEFGGGSFNKQSEDYCVISFPPRLCRLGLSYMGRNEMTIIFPFASQLKKLDLLYVMLDTEDHCQLIQRCHNLEILEARNVIGDRGLEVLAQSCKNLKRLRIERGEDEPGMEDEQGQVSHRGLSALAQGCIELEYLAVYVSDITNASLESMGTYCKNLSDFRLVLLDHVERITDLPLDNGVRALLRGCEKLRRFALYLRAGGLTNVGLGYIGQYSQNVRWMLLGAVGESDIGLLELSRGCPNLKKLEMRSCCFSERALALAVMQLTSLRYLWVQGYVASATGSDLLAMVRPFWNIELIPPRRFVSSDEQGTETVTEHPAQILAYYSLAGPRNDYPPETVIPLEPLP from the exons ATGGAGAACCGAAACCTTTACAGAGTGATGAGTTTTGGGGTATCAGATGTGGCTTTAGAACTGGTTATGGCACATATCCAGGATCCTCGTGACCGTGATGCTGTGTCTCTGGTTTGCCATAAATGGTATCAGATCGATGCGTCGACACGGAAGCATATTACTATAGCTCATTGTTACACAACAAGCCCAGAGCGTCTCAGACAAAGGTTTCAGCATCTCGAGTCTCTCATACTGAAGGGAAAACCCAGGGGTGCAATGTTTAATCTTATACCTGAAGATTGGGGAGGATATGCTGGTCCGTGGATCAGGGAAATTGCTCAGAGTTTTAATTGCTTGAAGTCACTTCATTTCCGGCGTATGATTGTTAAGGATGCGGATCTGGAGCTTCTTGCTCGAGCTCGTGGTCACATGCTCCAGGTTCTCAAACTTGATAAGTGTTCTGGATTTTCAACAGATGGCCTTTGGCATGTTGCGCGCAATTGCAG ATGCCTAAGAATACTGTTTTTGGAGGAGAGCTGtatagaggagagagatggtCAATGGCTTCACGAGCTTGCTATAAACAACACAGTTCTCGAGACTTTAAACTTCTATATTACAGATCTTAGTGAAATCAGCATCATGGACCTTGACTTAATTGCTAGAAACTGCCGCTCCTTGGTCTCTATAAAAATCAGTGATTGTGAGATCTTGGATCTAGTTGGTTTTTTGCGTGCTGCAACCGCATTAGAGGAGTTTGGTGGGGGTTCCTTCAATAAGCAATCAGAAGACTACTGTGTCATCTCATTCCCTCCAAGATTATGTCGCCTAGGTCTAAGCTACATGGGTAGGAATGAGATGACCATAATATTCCCATTTGCATCCCAACTCAAGAAGCTGGATCTCCTGTATGTCATGCTTGATACAGAGGACCATTGTCAGTTGATTCAACGATGCCACAATTTAGAAATTCTCGAG GCAAGAAATGTCATTGGAGACAGAGGGTTAGAAGTTCTTGCTCAGAGCTGCAAAAATTTAAAGAGGCTTAGAATTGAGCGAGGTGAAGATGAACCAGGAATGGAGGATGAACAAGGTCAAGTTTCCCACAGAGGATTATCTGCCTTAGCACAAGGCTGCATTGAACTTGAATACTTGGCTGTTTATGTGTCTGATATAACCAATGCTTCATTGGAATCAATGGGCACATACTGCAAAAACCTCTCAGATTTCCGTTTAGTGTTGCTCGATCATGTAGAAAGGATCACAGATTTGCCACTTGACAATGGTGTCCGAGCCTTGTTGAGAGGTTGTGAGAAGCTTAGGAGGTTTGCCCTCTATCTACGAGCTGGAGGCTTAACCAATGTAGGTCTTGGTTATATAGGGCAGTACAGCCAGAATGTGAGGTGGATGCTTCTGGGTGCTGTGGGAGAGTCTGATATTGGGCTTTTGGAGCTTTCGAGAGGCTGCCCTAATCTGAAGAAACTTGAAATGAGGAGTTGTTGCTTCAGTGAACGTGCACTTGCTCTTGCTGTAATGCAGCTGACCTCACTGAGATACTTGTGGGTGCAAGGATATGTTGCATCTGCAACAGGTAGTGACCTTTTAGCCATGGTTCGCCCCTTCTGGAACATTGAACTAATTCCTCCAAGACGTTTTGTTTCTAGTGATGAACAGGGGACTGAAACAGTCACTGAGCATCCAGCCCAAATTCTTGCTTACTACTCCCTTGCTGGGCCAAGAAATGACTATCCACCAGAAACTGTCATCCCACTGGAGCCATTACCATGA